A segment of the Myxosarcina sp. GI1 genome:
ATTTAGCTTTTACTCTGGCACATCCCCAGTTAGGCGAGTATCTGCATGTCATGTTTAACGCCTATTGGGAGACTTTAAGCTACGAGTTGCCCCAACTACGCTCTGGACATAACTGGCATCGCGTTATAGATACTGCTTTACCCACGCCAGATGATTTTTGCGAACCCCGAACAGCACCAATAGTTAATCAGCAGCAATATCAAGTAGAGGCTCGTAGTTCTGTAGTCTTGATGGCAAAGTAATCTCTATTCTTTAAATAACCTCAGATAAATGAAAAATATTATAGCTGTGAGCTATAAGCCCTAAGCTTTCTAAGTAGGAATTTACTTCTGCCTCCTGCCTACTGCCATATCCACACCAATAAATTTTGTAGTCATCATGCTTCACCTATGACAGATTTTAACTTGAACTTCAAGGTATTTAAACTACCAGCAGAGCGGGGAAGATGGTTACTAATTCCTCTAGGTACGAGCGTTTTGCTCTGTTTGGGGAGCGTTTATTCTTGGAGCGTTTTTAGAACTCCCTTAGAAGGAGAATTTAAGATTAATGCGACGGAAAGTCTGTTACCCTATACTATCGCCCTAGTCTTTTATGCTGCACTCATGCCGATCGCGGGATTTTATATCCCCCGAATTGGGACTCGAATTACTACAGCGATCGGTGGCATCATGGTCGGTACGGGCTATATTCTTTCTAGCTTTGCCACTAACATTGAGACAATGACCCTTACTTACGGAGTCATTGCTGGATCGGGGGTGGGAATTGCTTACGGCGTACCGATGGTGGTAGTAGCCAAGTGGTTTCCCGATCGCCAGGGACTAGCAGTAGGTTTGACAATTATTGGGTTTGGGCTTTCTCCCTTAGTTACTGCTCCTTTGGCTAATAGTTTAATCAACGCTTATTCCGTCAAACCAACTTTGCAGATTTTAGGAATTGTCTTTACCTTAATTATCTTAGCAATTGCCCTGGTTTTAGAGTTGCCCCCTCAAGACTGGCATCCCCACCGCCATTTATTCGCCAAATCTCAGTCTATTGCCTCTGTAGCCTACCCGACAAATCTCTTTCGGAGTCGCTCATTTTATGGCTTATGGATCTGTTACGCCATTGGAACTGCTATCGGTTTGAGTGCTATTGGTATTTCGAGTTCGGTAGGAGAGGAAACAATCGACATCGATCCCAGACTGGCAGCAAGCAGTGTTTCTTTATTCGCTCTATTTAATGGAGTTAGTCGTCCCTTGTTTGGCTGGTTGAGCGATCGCTTCAAACCCCACTATGTGGCGATCGCCAATTATGCCCTAATATTAACTGCTTGTGTGTTAATGGTAAATGCCAAAGAGGGACAAGTTGCCATTTACGTTGTTGCCTTCTGTCTGTTTTGGTTTTGTTTGGGAGGCTGGCTGGCGATCGCTCCTACTACTACCCTTCGTTTCTTTAACCCCGACAACTATGCCCAAAATTACGGGATCGTGTTCACGACTTATGGGGTGGGTGCCTTGCTGGGAACTTTAGTTACAGGACGAATTCGCGATTGGTTTGGTTTCTATACCTATGCTTTTTATCCTATGGCACTGCTAGCAATAGCGGGCATCGTAGTTGCTAGCATCATGCTGAAACACGATCGCTCTTCCTAAAAAGATCGATCTTTTAGCTAACCCAATCTTGCAATTAATATATTTCCCACCCTCAAAGCATTGGCAATAACCGTCAAAGCGGGACTTACCGCCGCACTGGAAGGAAAAAAGCTACTATCTACTACATAGAGATTATCGACATCGTGGGTGCGACAATTGAGATCGAGAACGGAATCTTGGGGAGCTTCGCCAAAACGACAGGTACCGCATTGATGAGCCACTACTTGAATGGGAGTACTGCCATAAGGATGAATGCCGCGAGACTGTTTATCTGTAGCTTTAAGGACTTCTTGCCAACGATAAAGCAGGCGATCGTGTGCTTCGGTGTTGTTGGGAGTATAGTCTAAATGAAGTTTCTCTCCTTTGAGATAAACTCGGTTGTTGGGATCGGGTAAATCTTCTGTTTGCAGCCACCAGCCGATAGAACGTTTTGCCAACTGCTTTAAGCCAAAACCTGGCATTATTTTGGCAGCCACAGACAAAATCGGCGGAGATTCGGAAAAAATCACGTCTTGCAAAATGCCCCCCGCATCCTGAATATGTCCCATAGGATAGGAAAAATCTCTATCGCCCCAGTAGAAATCATTGATATACATAGTGCGTTGAAACAAACCCGAATTAGGTTGAGGGGACTGCTGAAGAATTACCGTCATTAGCTGTTTCATCAGATTACGTCCCACCAAGTTGGAACTATTAGCTAATCCTTGGGGATGCTTTTCATTCGCCGATCTCAACAATAAAGCAGCAGAATTAATCGCACCACAGGAAAGTACGATAATATGACCCATAAACAAATAGGATTGTCCTTTAATCTGCGCCTCAACCGCTTTGACTTCTTTACCTGAAGAATTGGTATGTAAAGCGACTACTTTCGCTCCAGTTTTTAAAGTTACGTCTTTACCCGCACGAATGACAGGACTTATACCAGTATCTTCCGAGTCAGTGCGTCCTTCGTCGCCAATACCAATGGGAAGATAGGCGGGATGCAAACCGTGCTTGGACAGGCGATCGCCAATTTCTTGGATTTGTGAGGCGCGATCGACTGGCGTATAGGGATAATCTTCACTTCTAGGGGGTTCTGTGGGATCGTCTCCTGCTCTACCATGAATGCGATAGAGTTTTTCGGCAGCGGTGTAGTAGGGTTCAAAATCCTGGTATTTTAAGCCCCATTCAGGTGAAATTCCTTCTTGATGCTGTACTCGATCGAAATCTTTTTCTCTAAGGCGCAATAACGCACCGCTATAAATTTTAGTATTGCCCCCCACACAGTAACTGGTTTGAGGATGAAAGGGTTCGCCCTCGCGATCGTACCATTGTTCGGGAGCGTGATAATCTTCTTTTTTAAAAACTTCTACTTCTACTAATTCCGAACTTTCTTTTTCGGTAAATTCTCCTCTTTCTAGTACTAAAATTTTTTTTCCAGCTTCTGCCAGTTTACGAGACAGCGTACCACCACCCGCACCACTGCCAACAATAATTACATCGTAAAATTGGTCATCTATAATCATATTATTTGTCCTTTTCTTTGTTACTGGTTGTTTGTCATCTCATCTTGTAAAGCTAATGCTATTTTGTTCTCAAATACTTCGTTCATATAAGTCCAGTAAAATATTTTCAAGCTAGATACTTTATTTAATAGGTGTTTTGTGAGCCAAATCTCAAATGATGCTAAAAGATTTTCAATTGCTCTATCTAAATAGACATTTATCAATAATTCAAAACGATATCCACTAGGCTTTCCTCTTCCAAAGTTTGCGTGTTCTACTAATAAACTACGTAGTTTATAAAGCCATTGTAGTTCGTTAAATAGCTTTTTATTGATGTCATGAAATTTATAACGCATTTCAATGCCATAAAAACAAGTTCTTTGAGCATCAAAATTTAATGACAAAAATTTTTCAAAAAAGTCATCTACTTTAATATGTTGAAATATCGGAATCTCAGAGTATACCCGATGTGAATTATTGTTTGTATTGTCAGAATCTTTTGAGCAAATTATACTGTAAAATTGATATGGTTCATTCACCATAATATCAAGCAATTTCAAACCCAAATTTGGCAAGCTTTTTTTAAAACTAGCCTGTCTAACTTCTTTGATAAAAACACATAACTTTTGATACTCGATTATTTCTTTAAAGTCCTTAGATTCTTTTCTTAAATTTAGGGTACAATCCGAGTCAAGATTTAAGTTTAAGCGATTTAATCCTATCAAATCTTCAACATAATTCTTTGAATTCTGAAATAATTCTTCTTTACTCTTAGAATATAATCCAATATCAGATAATTTCATGAAAAGACCCGTGACATCCTTTATATCTCTGATATCGGTAAATTCTCTCCTTTCATACTCTGATTCTACTTTTTTAAGTAATGTATCAAAATTTTCATCACTTAAATCATAAAATCGCCACAATCTAATCCAGTTTGGTGTGTTTTCATCTTGAAAATATTTACTATTTGATATTGACTTATTTAAAACAGAGGGATTCGTATCACCTTTATCTAGGAATGACTGCCACCATGCTAAATTAGGCAAAGGTTGGTACACAAATGAATCTAAAAATGTATATCGTTCAATTATTTCTGTAAGAGAAATAATTGTTTTCTTATTATTCTCCTCAGATGAATTAGATAAACTATCTTGGTTATTTGTAGCTCTTTGTTCTATATAATCGCGCTTAGCTTCAGTCAGCTTGAAAACAGATGCTTGCTGAAAGATACTAATACTTTTGGGCAATAAATTACCACGTTTGATTTCAATAGAGAAAGCCATTAGTAACTTTAAAATTTCTTTTAACAACTCAGGCTTAGCTTTCGCTTTCTCTGGTAATACTTTAAAAATTCTCTCAAAATCTAAAATGATTTGTTTTAAGGTTCTTAGATTTTCATATTCAGCTTTATAATATATGTCTTCTATTAATTCTGTATTGCTAAACAAAAATTTTTCTATTTCTAAATTATTAAGTTCTTTAATAAAGTCTTTTAATGCACCATCAAGATCGCGATTAATATCAAAAGTTTTACCAATAAGCTTTTCTTTTATTTCTGTATAATTATTATTGCTAATAAGTTTTGCTTCATTAGCGACTAAAATTACTTTAAAATCTTGATGCTCGACAAAATAATTTATATATCCTAAAAGATTTCCAACATCTATTTGACAGCGTTCTAAATCATCAAAAATTAAAATACGTTCATCAGCTTTTTTAAAAGATTCAGGTATATCGATTTTAGGAATTTGCAAACTTACACTACCATCATCTTTCCCGTCACTATTCAGATCGATTTTAAGCGTAGTTCTTAGAACTCCTTGAAGAATTTTTCCTGTTATTGCCATTCCTTTTGAGGACAACAAAGGATGTAGCTGCTGGAAAAACGAATTTTCTATTTCAGTAAAGCTAGTCATTCCGTACAAGCTTACATATAAAAATTTTTGTTTTTTGTTTTCAAACTTTTCACGATATTTGTTGATAAACCAAGTCTTCCCACAGCCCCATTCACCTTTGAGTAAAACTGCAAAGCCTGGCGCATGAGATAAACCGCAGTAATAATCTAGATATTCTTCAATGTGGCTGTTGATTTCGCTGATTGGTAGATCTTCTTGAGTCATATTTATTACTACTGCCAAACATAAATCAAAATAAACAAAACAATCCAAATCACATCAACAAAGTGCCAAAACAAAGAAGTAGCTTCTACCCCAAATTGTCCACCTTCATAATTATTTGGTAAAAAAGAACGAGTTAACATGATGGTTTGTAAGAGAATTCCTGTTAAAACGTGCAAACCATGAAAGCCTGTTAACAGGTAAAAAGTTCCACCAAAAACACCAGAGGTAAAACCAAATTCCAGGCTATTCCATTCCACAGCTTGTCCGTAGAGAAAATAGCTACCCATTGCCATTGTTAACAGCCAAAAGATGCGGAAACCCCAGAGATTTTCTTTGTGTAAAAACCTTTCAGCGATATAAATTACAAAACTGCTAGAGACTAACACTACAGTATTAATAGCTGGTTCTCTAACTTCCAACCCCTCCACGCCAGGAGGAAGCCAATCCGTCATGGTAGTTTTATAGATAATGTATCCCCCAAAAAAACTGAGGAAAATAACACTTTCAGAAAGCAGAAAGATAATAAAGCCCAGCATTCTATTATCTTCATGTTCGTGGGCTACGTGACTGGATTGAGCTAATTCTTCTTGGTTTAAAGTAGGGTCTAAACTGGTCATAATTATTAATTGTTGATTTATTAGTAGGATGGGTAGAGGGATCGCGAAACCCATCTATAAATTAATAATGTTTGTTGGGTTTCATTCTTCAACCCAACCTACTAGCTGATAATTATCGGGTTTGAATTTGTTTTTTGTCATTAAACATCAAGAGCGATCGCAAACAACTAACAACAAATGACTACCCTAAATTCTCCGTTAACGGTTCATCTTTCCCATAGCCATAAGGTTCGGAGACAACAATGGGAATTTCTTCAAAGTTTTCCACGTCAGGGGGAGAAGAAACCAGCCATTCCAAGCCAATTGCCCGCCAGGGGTTGTTTCCTGCTGGTTTGCCCGAAATCCAAGAACTGACCATATTTAACAGGAAAGGAATGGTAGAGATGCCCAGAATAAATGCGCCAATACTAGCCAGCACGTTCCAGAAGGCAAATTCGGGATCGTAGGAAGCGACTCGGCGGGGCATTCCCATTAAACCTACGGGGTGCATGGGTAGAAAATTGAGGGCTGTACCGATAAAGGATAGCCAGAAGTGGAGTTTCCCTAGACTTTCGTAGTACATTTTCCCTGTCATTTTGGGAAACCAGTGATAGATGGCAGCAAATAAACCGAAAACCATCGAACCGTAAAGGACATAGTGGAAGTGTCCTACAACGAAATAGGTATTGTTAACGTGAATGTCGATGGGGGTGGAAGATAGCATGATGCCTGTAATGCCCGCGAAGACAAAGTTTATTAGCCCGCCTAAAGCAAATAACATCGGGGTATCCAAACGCAGTTTACCGCCCCAAATCGTTCCCACCCAGGCAAAGACTTTAATTCCTGTCGGCACTGAAATTAACATGGTAGTAAACATAAATGCCATCCGCATCCAGCCTGGAGTACCACTGGCAAACATATGGTGTACCCAAACGATTCCACTTAAGCAAGTGATTATAATAGAAGACACTGCTACGACTTTATAACCGAATAGGGGTTTACGGGCGTAGACGGGGAAAATTTCCGAAAAAACGCCAAATATTGGCAGAATAATTACATATACGGCAGGATGTGAATAAAACCAGAAAAAGTGCTGGAATAAAACTGGATTGCCCCCTTGAGCGGGATCGAAAAATGCCGTACCGAAAGCAAGATCGCATAACAACATCACTGCACCAGCAGTCAAGGCAGGTAAGCCGTAAAGCTGAATTATTTGTGCTGCCATCACCGTCCAGACAAAAGCAGGAGTTTTAAACCAAGTCATTCCTGGGGCACGCATCCCGATAATAGTAGTAACAAAGTTAACTGCCCCCATAATGGAAGAAACACCAGATATTGCCACCGCCAACAGCCAAATAAATTGACCGTTAATTAAATTACCCGTAGGATTTTGCAAACTAACGGGGGGATATGCCCACCACCCAGACTGAGAAGGACCTCCAGGGACGAGAAAACTCAGGATAAATAAAATTCCCACTACAGGGATCATCCAAAATGCAGCAGCATTTAGACGGGGAAACGCCATATCTCTCGCCCCAATCATTAGGGGAACGAGATAGTTAGCTAGTCCTACCAAAGCAGGAAATGTCCAGCCAAACAGCATGATCGTACCGTGCATGGTAAACAGGGCGTTATATACGGTGCGGTCTAATAAATCTGGTTCGGGGGTAATTAATTCCCCCCGCATAATCATGGCGAACACACCAGCCAGAAGAAAGAAAAAAAACGAGGTAACTAAATATTGAATGCCGATGACTTTATGGTCGGTACTAAAACTAAAATATTTACGCCAATTCGGTGGCTTTTCTTGGATACATTCTTGGGGATTTGAAGTAACTGTCATGTGGCGATTGTGGTTAGTGGTTAGTAGTTAGTAGTTGGTGGTGCAGTCTTTGAAAGCTTTGTCAGGTTTTCTAATTTAAAGCGACCACTGAACCTGAATTGTTAATTGCTAGTGTTCTTTTCTCTGTTCCCTGAATTACGGATGATAATTAACTACTGGTACAGGGGCAGGTACGACGGTTTGCCATGCTGCCAAGTCTGCTTCTCGTTTGTCATATTCGAGATTTGCGGGAATGGGGGCGGGAGAAGGTGCTTGCTGGGCGGCATTATCTAACCAACTTTGGTAATCTGCTGGCGACTCTACCACTACATCGGTTTGCATGGCAGCAAAGTACGTACCGCTATATTGAGAATCTCTGAGGCGATATTTGCCTACGCGAATGGGAGTAAATTCAAAATCAACGGTTTTAGGAGGAATAATATCCTGTTTGACTCGAAACGCGGGAATATAAAAGCCGTGAATGACATCCTGCGATCGCATCGTCAAATGAGCGCGTCGATCTACGGGTAGATGAAGTTCGGTGCTGGTAATATTTTTCTCTGGATAGCGAAATACCCACGCCCACTGTTTGGAGTCTACCTCGATATTAGTCATCGCTTCGGTCGTCAACGCTCCAGTATCGGCATAGGCAGCTTCTATAACCTGCGGTAAATGAGCAATTTCTGTCGGGCCGTGTAAATCCATGCGATCGTAAGTTTGGTAGCTAAAGGCAGCAATGCCAAAAACGATTAGCAAAGGTATTGCCGTCCAAACGATCTCTAGAGTCAAGTTACCTTCTATTGGCGGTCCATCACTGGTATCGTATCTGCCCGCCCGATGAAAAATAATATTGTAAATAATCGCTACCGTAACGCCTAAAAAAATAAACGTACCGATCGCCGTTAACAAACTAAATAATTTATCGATTAAAATCGCTTCAGCCGAGGCTTGGGGAGGAAACCAGGAATAAGATAACTCTCCCACCCAAACGCTAATTCCCGCCAAGACTAAAGCGATCGCGCCAATTGTTAAAATTCTCTTGACTTTCACTAAGCCACCTCATCTTAATATTTTGTTGGGGTCTTGTCCCAAACGCAGTAGATTTCCTGCGGTGTTGTGAACGCCAAATTCTGCTGCTAGCTGCGCCCCTAAAGTGCCGTGAACATACATGAAGAACATAATTATTACGCCAACTAATAGATAGCTCCACTGTACTTGTCGGCTGGTGTCGTTAAACCAGACATAGCGTTGAAAMCCCCGCCATACAGTCATACCGACGATCGCTGCTAAAAGCAACACTCCGCCCACGCCGTGCCACAGCATAGTTTCCATCGCTCCCAAACCCCAGGCACTTTCGATATTGGGAGTAGTATCTACTAGCATAATCTCGTAAAAACCAAACGCCACTGTCAAGAAGGTAACGATCGCTGCCGCCAGCATATTGTACCAACCGACATCAAAGAAATTAGAGCGAGTGGCGGGAATGGCTAAATATTTGAATACCACCTTGTCAAAGGGAAATAGCAGCCCCACGACATCAAAAGCAATACCAATAATAAATAAGCCTAGAGTGAGATGTACTAAGTTGGGATGAATGGGAATCGAGTAAGGAAGCCCATTTGCCCCTAGTGCTAATCGAGCGATTAATTCTGGATTCATTGTTATTAGTCATTAGTTATTGGTCATTTGTCATTGGTTACAAATGACAAAATTATAAAAGTCCCTCCTTGGCTGCTTCAACTACGGGAATTGCGTGCAAACCATAAACCCAAACTAATTCATCTCCTAAGTATACTTGGTACAAGACCAAGCCAGTTAACAACAGCCCTACTCCTAAGTAAGCTACAGGCATTTGTTTGGGATCTTGCGAGCGAATTACATAACGCCAAGCTGTAACTGCCGCAATAATTCCCGATAGCGACCAGCCAATAATAGTGTGTAAATTTAATACTGGTTCGACGGCATCATAAGCGAGTGCCAAACCTGCTTCTATTTGCCCAAATACCACTGCAATAAAGATGGAAATGGTAGCAAAAAACATATTCCACCAGCTAACTTCAAAAAGCTTATAGTTTTTGCTGAAATAACCTACCACGTCACAGAAAAAGGCAAATAACACCATTGCAATGACAAAATGTACCACTATGGGATGTATGGTATCGGGATAGGGTAAATTGTGGTCGTTAAGTGGCGGAAGTAAATTTTCAAACATTTTTTTTATTCCTAGTTTACTAAACTAAAAATCGCAGTTCGCTACAGTTAGCAATAATCTTTATCGACAAACAAGTTATTTTATGAAAGAAGATCTAAATAAGCTGTTACCACATCCCCATGTCGCTCGACTCTAAATCCTAGCTTGGAACATAAACGTTGCATGGGTCGATTTTCGGGAAGAATTTCGGCAATAATACAGTTTAATTGTTCTTGACGACCAATATCGACTAAGGTCTTTAGTAACTCCTTGCCCAATCCCCG
Coding sequences within it:
- a CDS encoding OFA family MFS transporter; the protein is MTDFNLNFKVFKLPAERGRWLLIPLGTSVLLCLGSVYSWSVFRTPLEGEFKINATESLLPYTIALVFYAALMPIAGFYIPRIGTRITTAIGGIMVGTGYILSSFATNIETMTLTYGVIAGSGVGIAYGVPMVVVAKWFPDRQGLAVGLTIIGFGLSPLVTAPLANSLINAYSVKPTLQILGIVFTLIILAIALVLELPPQDWHPHRHLFAKSQSIASVAYPTNLFRSRSFYGLWICYAIGTAIGLSAIGISSSVGEETIDIDPRLAASSVSLFALFNGVSRPLFGWLSDRFKPHYVAIANYALILTACVLMVNAKEGQVAIYVVAFCLFWFCLGGWLAIAPTTTLRFFNPDNYAQNYGIVFTTYGVGALLGTLVTGRIRDWFGFYTYAFYPMALLAIAGIVVASIMLKHDRSS
- a CDS encoding GMC oxidoreductase, producing the protein MIIDDQFYDVIIVGSGAGGGTLSRKLAEAGKKILVLERGEFTEKESSELVEVEVFKKEDYHAPEQWYDREGEPFHPQTSYCVGGNTKIYSGALLRLREKDFDRVQHQEGISPEWGLKYQDFEPYYTAAEKLYRIHGRAGDDPTEPPRSEDYPYTPVDRASQIQEIGDRLSKHGLHPAYLPIGIGDEGRTDSEDTGISPVIRAGKDVTLKTGAKVVALHTNSSGKEVKAVEAQIKGQSYLFMGHIIVLSCGAINSAALLLRSANEKHPQGLANSSNLVGRNLMKQLMTVILQQSPQPNSGLFQRTMYINDFYWGDRDFSYPMGHIQDAGGILQDVIFSESPPILSVAAKIMPGFGLKQLAKRSIGWWLQTEDLPDPNNRVYLKGEKLHLDYTPNNTEAHDRLLYRWQEVLKATDKQSRGIHPYGSTPIQVVAHQCGTCRFGEAPQDSVLDLNCRTHDVDNLYVVDSSFFPSSAAVSPALTVIANALRVGNILIARLG
- a CDS encoding P-loop NTPase fold protein, coding for MTQEDLPISEINSHIEEYLDYYCGLSHAPGFAVLLKGEWGCGKTWFINKYREKFENKKQKFLYVSLYGMTSFTEIENSFFQQLHPLLSSKGMAITGKILQGVLRTTLKIDLNSDGKDDGSVSLQIPKIDIPESFKKADERILIFDDLERCQIDVGNLLGYINYFVEHQDFKVILVANEAKLISNNNYTEIKEKLIGKTFDINRDLDGALKDFIKELNNLEIEKFLFSNTELIEDIYYKAEYENLRTLKQIILDFERIFKVLPEKAKAKPELLKEILKLLMAFSIEIKRGNLLPKSISIFQQASVFKLTEAKRDYIEQRATNNQDSLSNSSEENNKKTIISLTEIIERYTFLDSFVYQPLPNLAWWQSFLDKGDTNPSVLNKSISNSKYFQDENTPNWIRLWRFYDLSDENFDTLLKKVESEYERREFTDIRDIKDVTGLFMKLSDIGLYSKSKEELFQNSKNYVEDLIGLNRLNLNLDSDCTLNLRKESKDFKEIIEYQKLCVFIKEVRQASFKKSLPNLGLKLLDIMVNEPYQFYSIICSKDSDNTNNNSHRVYSEIPIFQHIKVDDFFEKFLSLNFDAQRTCFYGIEMRYKFHDINKKLFNELQWLYKLRSLLVEHANFGRGKPSGYRFELLINVYLDRAIENLLASFEIWLTKHLLNKVSSLKIFYWTYMNEVFENKIALALQDEMTNNQ
- a CDS encoding heme-copper oxidase subunit III → MTSLDPTLNQEELAQSSHVAHEHEDNRMLGFIIFLLSESVIFLSFFGGYIIYKTTMTDWLPPGVEGLEVREPAINTVVLVSSSFVIYIAERFLHKENLWGFRIFWLLTMAMGSYFLYGQAVEWNSLEFGFTSGVFGGTFYLLTGFHGLHVLTGILLQTIMLTRSFLPNNYEGGQFGVEATSLFWHFVDVIWIVLFILIYVWQ
- the ctaD gene encoding cytochrome c oxidase subunit I; the protein is MTVTSNPQECIQEKPPNWRKYFSFSTDHKVIGIQYLVTSFFFFLLAGVFAMIMRGELITPEPDLLDRTVYNALFTMHGTIMLFGWTFPALVGLANYLVPLMIGARDMAFPRLNAAAFWMIPVVGILFILSFLVPGGPSQSGWWAYPPVSLQNPTGNLINGQFIWLLAVAISGVSSIMGAVNFVTTIIGMRAPGMTWFKTPAFVWTVMAAQIIQLYGLPALTAGAVMLLCDLAFGTAFFDPAQGGNPVLFQHFFWFYSHPAVYVIILPIFGVFSEIFPVYARKPLFGYKVVAVSSIIITCLSGIVWVHHMFASGTPGWMRMAFMFTTMLISVPTGIKVFAWVGTIWGGKLRLDTPMLFALGGLINFVFAGITGIMLSSTPIDIHVNNTYFVVGHFHYVLYGSMVFGLFAAIYHWFPKMTGKMYYESLGKLHFWLSFIGTALNFLPMHPVGLMGMPRRVASYDPEFAFWNVLASIGAFILGISTIPFLLNMVSSWISGKPAGNNPWRAIGLEWLVSSPPDVENFEEIPIVVSEPYGYGKDEPLTENLG
- a CDS encoding cytochrome c oxidase subunit II, producing MKVKRILTIGAIALVLAGISVWVGELSYSWFPPQASAEAILIDKLFSLLTAIGTFIFLGVTVAIIYNIIFHRAGRYDTSDGPPIEGNLTLEIVWTAIPLLIVFGIAAFSYQTYDRMDLHGPTEIAHLPQVIEAAYADTGALTTEAMTNIEVDSKQWAWVFRYPEKNITSTELHLPVDRRAHLTMRSQDVIHGFYIPAFRVKQDIIPPKTVDFEFTPIRVGKYRLRDSQYSGTYFAAMQTDVVVESPADYQSWLDNAAQQAPSPAPIPANLEYDKREADLAAWQTVVPAPVPVVNYHP
- a CDS encoding DUF2231 domain-containing protein; this encodes MNPELIARLALGANGLPYSIPIHPNLVHLTLGLFIIGIAFDVVGLLFPFDKVVFKYLAIPATRSNFFDVGWYNMLAAAIVTFLTVAFGFYEIMLVDTTPNIESAWGLGAMETMLWHGVGGVLLLAAIVGMTVWRGFQRYVWFNDTSRQVQWSYLLVGVIIMFFMYVHGTLGAQLAAEFGVHNTAGNLLRLGQDPNKILR
- a CDS encoding DUF2231 domain-containing protein, which gives rise to MFENLLPPLNDHNLPYPDTIHPIVVHFVIAMVLFAFFCDVVGYFSKNYKLFEVSWWNMFFATISIFIAVVFGQIEAGLALAYDAVEPVLNLHTIIGWSLSGIIAAVTAWRYVIRSQDPKQMPVAYLGVGLLLTGLVLYQVYLGDELVWVYGLHAIPVVEAAKEGLL